One window of Myxocyprinus asiaticus isolate MX2 ecotype Aquarium Trade chromosome 4, UBuf_Myxa_2, whole genome shotgun sequence genomic DNA carries:
- the LOC127436265 gene encoding cyclin-dependent kinase 2-associated protein 1-like isoform X2 produces MSLGMSYKPNAHQHVPGISVYQAAVVHSQTQSLATQSYKSIPNDFGPPSLSFSQGCIATSMPQSKYAELLAIIEELGKEIRPTYAGSKSAMERLKRGIIIARSLVRECLAETERNARS; encoded by the exons ATGTCTTTGGGAATGTCTTACAAACCTAACGCCCACCAGCATGTTCCAGGAATTTCCGTGTATCAAG CTGCAGTGGTGCACTCCCAGACTCAGAGTTTAGCTACACAGTCTTACAAATCTATTCCTAATGATTTTGGAcctccgtcgctgagtttttcACAG ggttgtatTGCAACCTCAATGCCTCAAAGCAAGTATGCTGAACTTCTAGCCATTATAGAGGAGCTGGGTAAGGAAATAAGGCCAACATATGCTGGGAGTAAAAGTGCCATGGAGAGGCTTAAAAGAG GCATCATAATTGCCAGAAGCCTGGTGCGCGAATGCTTGGCAGAAACTGAAAGAAATGCAAGGTCCTAA
- the LOC127436265 gene encoding cyclin-dependent kinase 2-associated protein 1-like isoform X4 has protein sequence MSLGMSYKPNAHQHVPGISVYQVVHSQTQSLATQSYKSIPNDFGPPSLSFSQGCIATSMPQSKYAELLAIIEELGKEIRPTYAGSKSAMERLKRGIIIARSLVRECLAETERNARS, from the exons ATGTCTTTGGGAATGTCTTACAAACCTAACGCCCACCAGCATGTTCCAGGAATTTCCGTGTATCAAG TGGTGCACTCCCAGACTCAGAGTTTAGCTACACAGTCTTACAAATCTATTCCTAATGATTTTGGAcctccgtcgctgagtttttcACAG ggttgtatTGCAACCTCAATGCCTCAAAGCAAGTATGCTGAACTTCTAGCCATTATAGAGGAGCTGGGTAAGGAAATAAGGCCAACATATGCTGGGAGTAAAAGTGCCATGGAGAGGCTTAAAAGAG GCATCATAATTGCCAGAAGCCTGGTGCGCGAATGCTTGGCAGAAACTGAAAGAAATGCAAGGTCCTAA
- the LOC127436265 gene encoding cyclin-dependent kinase 2-associated protein 1-like isoform X3, with translation MSLGMSYKPNAHQHVPGISVYQVVHSQTQSLATQSYKSIPNDFGPPSLSFSQQGCIATSMPQSKYAELLAIIEELGKEIRPTYAGSKSAMERLKRGIIIARSLVRECLAETERNARS, from the exons ATGTCTTTGGGAATGTCTTACAAACCTAACGCCCACCAGCATGTTCCAGGAATTTCCGTGTATCAAG TGGTGCACTCCCAGACTCAGAGTTTAGCTACACAGTCTTACAAATCTATTCCTAATGATTTTGGAcctccgtcgctgagtttttcACAG cagggttgtatTGCAACCTCAATGCCTCAAAGCAAGTATGCTGAACTTCTAGCCATTATAGAGGAGCTGGGTAAGGAAATAAGGCCAACATATGCTGGGAGTAAAAGTGCCATGGAGAGGCTTAAAAGAG GCATCATAATTGCCAGAAGCCTGGTGCGCGAATGCTTGGCAGAAACTGAAAGAAATGCAAGGTCCTAA
- the rilpl2 gene encoding LOW QUALITY PROTEIN: RILP-like protein 2 (The sequence of the model RefSeq protein was modified relative to this genomic sequence to represent the inferred CDS: substituted 1 base at 1 genomic stop codon), whose product MGEWQDSTPMQAFEKDMLELTIEDVYDISYVIVRDLLIVNTGGREFSDLQFKIVRVLEMFETMVNKYNLSMEELRMERDNMKYVLDRFVVEGSSTGSNINDQAIGPNKLVVDLKDPNXPQFTMQEKKKRVIWAQEELQVYKR is encoded by the exons ATGGGAGAGTGGCAAGACAGTACACCCATGCAAGCTTTCGAGAAGGACATGTTGGAACTGACCATTGAAGATGTTTACGACATTTCTTACGTGATCGTTAGAGATCTGTTAATAGTCAATACAGGTGGTCGGGAATTCTCGGACTTGCAGTTCAAAATTGTCCGTGTGCTTGAGATGTTTGAAACCATGGTGAACAAATACAATCTGTCCATGGAGGAGCTCAGGATGGAACGGGATAATATGAAGTATGTATTGGATAGATTTGTTGTAGAAGGTTCAAGTACCGGTAGTAATATTAACGAT CAGGCCATTGGGCCAAACAAGCTAGTTGTGGATTTAAAGGACCCCAACTGACCACAATTCACTatgcaggagaaaaaaaaaagagttatttgGGCCCAGGAGGAACTACAGGTCTACAAGAGGTAA
- the LOC127436265 gene encoding cyclin-dependent kinase 2-associated protein 1-like isoform X1: MSLGMSYKPNAHQHVPGISVYQAAVVHSQTQSLATQSYKSIPNDFGPPSLSFSQQGCIATSMPQSKYAELLAIIEELGKEIRPTYAGSKSAMERLKRGIIIARSLVRECLAETERNARS; encoded by the exons ATGTCTTTGGGAATGTCTTACAAACCTAACGCCCACCAGCATGTTCCAGGAATTTCCGTGTATCAAG CTGCAGTGGTGCACTCCCAGACTCAGAGTTTAGCTACACAGTCTTACAAATCTATTCCTAATGATTTTGGAcctccgtcgctgagtttttcACAG cagggttgtatTGCAACCTCAATGCCTCAAAGCAAGTATGCTGAACTTCTAGCCATTATAGAGGAGCTGGGTAAGGAAATAAGGCCAACATATGCTGGGAGTAAAAGTGCCATGGAGAGGCTTAAAAGAG GCATCATAATTGCCAGAAGCCTGGTGCGCGAATGCTTGGCAGAAACTGAAAGAAATGCAAGGTCCTAA
- the mtrfr gene encoding mitochondrial translation release factor in rescue, translating to MSWMLLVNHIIATPWKLKWRAPNTGMCNRLSLQWHRRQLGWPCVLFAGKKDLIDLPVLNEEDLDEQFVRGSGPGGQATNKTSNCVVLKHTPTGIVVKCHETRSVDLNRKRAREILRQKLDIAYKGEESELLKQKKETMHRKQDKRRKVNQNIEKKRLFKEMLYSDQGDKKC from the exons ATGTCTTGGATGCTTTTAGTTAATCACATAATTGCCACCCCTTGGAAACTGAAGTGGCGAGCACCGAACACCGGCATGTGCAACAGGCTTTCTCTGCAGTGGCACAGGCGACAATTAGGATGGCCGTGTGTTTTATTTGCTGGTAAGAAAGACCTAATTGACCTTCCAGTATTAAATGAGGAAGACCTTGATGAACAGTTTGTTCGGGGATCTGGCCCTGGTGGACAAGCCACCAACAAAACCAGCAACTGTGTGGTACTCAAACATACCCCGACAGGTATCGTCGTAAAG TGTCATGAGACCAGATCTGTAGATTTGAACAGAAAGCGGGCACGAGAGATTTTACGACAGAAACTGGACATTGCATATAAGGGTGAGGAAAGTGAGCTGCTGAAACAGAAAAAGGAAACCATGCATAGAAAACAGGACAAAAGGAGAAAAGTAaatcaaaacattgaaaaaaagagACTATTCAAGGAGATGCTTTACTCAGACCAAGGAGATAAGAAATGCTGA
- the kmt5ab gene encoding lysine methyltransferase 5Ab, translated as MGKGKLKTSTFAKRRLDNVKEAKENKHEKSMTCQGQSTIHSCLNPSKLRAPLRNSPLAPIHEDNSVTSSSPNNTSKPSEGKGTSELKAPKQKNTGKQIQWDPICGSNVQTAVLHEDSEITKQTKSGPGSNSKKSTSRKLKGKDSEHNRKVTDYYPIRRSCRKSKAELKCEKQQHIDDLITNNVEVGLKVKHIEGKGRGVFADREFQKGQFVVEYHGDLLEIDDAKERESQYAQDPTTGCYMYYFRYLDKTYCVDATKETNRLGRLINHSKNGNLQTKIHDINGIPHLILLASRDIEVDEELLYDYGDRSKEAIAAHPWLKH; from the exons ATGGGAAAAG GTAAACTGAAAACTTCAACTTTTGCCAAACGAAGACTCGACAATGTGAAAGAagctaaagaaaacaaacatgaaaagTCCATG ACGTGCCAAGGGCAATCAACAATACACAGTTGTCTAAATCCAAGCAAGCTACGCGCCCCACTCCGGAACAGCCCTCTTGCCCCAATTCATGAGGACAATTCTGTAACAAGCAGTTCCCCTAATAACACAAGCAAACCAAGTGAAG GAAAAGGTACAAGTGAGTTGAAAGCACCTAAACAAAAGAACACTGGCAAGCAGATCCAATGGGATCCAATTTGTGGTTCAAATGTGCAGACTGCTGTGCTCCATGAAGATtctgaaataacaaaacaaactaaaTCTGGGCCAGGGTCTAACAGCAAAAAGTCAACAAGCAGGAA attGAAAGGCAAAGATTCTGAACACAATCGAAAGGTCACAGATTATTATCCTATTAGACGGAGTTGCAGGAAAAGCAAAGCGGAGTTAAAG TGCGAAAAGCAGCAGCACATTGATGACCTTATCACAAACAATGTAGAAGTGGGGCTGAAG GTGAAACATATTGAAGGAAAAGGAAGAGGCGTTTTTGCAGACAGAGAGTTCCAGAAAGGCCAGTTTGTAGTGGAGTATCATGGGGATTTGCTAGAGATTGATGATGCTAAGGAAAGAGAATCTCAATATGCTCAAGACCCAACCACAGGCTGCTATATGTACTACTTCCGCTACCTCGACAAAACATACTG TGTGGATGCTACCAAAGAAACCAACCGTCTGGGACGACTGATTAACCACAGTAAAAATGGCAACCTTCAGACCAAAATACATGATATAAATGGCATACCTCACCTCATCCTTCTGGCCTCCAGAGACATCGAGGTAGATGAGGAGCTGCTTTACGATTATGGTGACCGAAGTAAAGAAGCCATTGCTGCTCATCCTTGGCTCAAACACTAA